In the genome of Planococcus donghaensis, the window CAAAGTGATCCGGAAGTTCTTCTAAAGAGCTATTTTCGTCAATGAGCAGTTCTACTTTATTTTCTGATGCTTTGCCCATTTTCCCTAATAAGATTGCTTGAACTTTTTTATCCTTAATGTGGTCGAGCATATATTTTGTCTGATTTTCATGAATTTTGGTTTCTTGTTGGATCAACTCGATGGCTTCATTCTTTTGTTCGAGCTGCAACAATCCGGATATTGCATATAGTTTATTGGAGTATTCATGTGTTTGAGCCCGTAATCCTTCTGAGTATTGCTGAATTTCTGATAAAGTTTCCAACACTTCCTGAATATCGGTTTTTTCACGAAAAGTTGATACTGCACCTACAATTTCATTTTTGTGCATAATTTGGGTCCGATTAATAATCAGCACTTTGTTGCCAATAAGCATTTCTTCGTTGCGCATCACTTTATCTGGTTGCAATGCTTCTTTCATTCGTGAGTGAGGAAGAACATCAGCAATATCCGAATTAATAACGGCTTGTGTAAGTCCCAGCATTTTTTCGGCAGATTGGTTGATTTCAGTAATTCTTCCCCGATTATCAATAGCCACTACTCCCTCTACTATGGAAGAAAGTAACGCTTCACGATCTCGGTACATCGCTGCTATTTCCCTGGGCTCTAATCCCATAGTTTCTTTTCGAATATTTTTGGCTAACAGAATACTACCAACTACACCAAGTGCCAGAGCTAGCAACACAAACTTTAAAAGCTCTAAGCTTTTTTGAAGAATGATTTGCTGTACGTCTTCTAACAAGTAACCAACTGAAACTAGTCCAACTACATTTCCGTTGCTATCAAAAACGGGTGCTTTTCCGCGCAAACTCGGACCGAGTGAACCTTGAGCTTCAGATGTATAAAATTCGGCATTTAATAATGCACGTTCATTGTCGCCTCCTACCATAGCTTTGCCAATCTTCGACGGAGTAGGATGAGAATAGCGAATACCATCTGTATTCCCCACCACAATAAATTCTGCTCCCACTTGTTTTCTCATATACTCAGCTATTGGTTGAATCGTCTCTGCTGGGTTTTCATCGTCCATGGCCTCCACCACACTAGGCATAACTGAAATGCCAATTGCAGTTTCAAGTGCACGGGTTCCCACGTTTCCTTTCGTGTCACCCACTTCGTTATAAATAACAATGCCTCCAAAAAAAACAGTGACAAATAATATCAACGACATACTTAATAGTATAATTTTTGTTTGAAGCGATAAATTCTTCATACTCTATACTCCCACAAGATACTGAATTTTTAATATTTGTAGTCTATCACACTTTATGTAAAGAAAAAGCTCATTTTCAAGACAATTCAAACAAAAAAACTTCATCCCCTAATAGAGGATGAAGCAAAGAATAAGGCTTTAGTTTTCTTTTTGAATATCTGCCTGCAACTCAATTTCCACATTGCCTTTGATCGCACGTGTAATCATGCATGAACTTTCGGCTTTTTCTGCTAGCTTTTGCGCTAGCGCTAAGTCCTTTTCTGTCGCGTCACCTTTTAACACCAATTTAGGCTTATGAATAATACGCTTGTACGTAATGACGCCTTTTTCAACTTCGACAATTCCTTCTGACTCCATGGTGAGCGATTGTTTTTCTAATTTACTACGCTCCATCATGGCAGCAAGCGTAATAATGTAACACGTCGCCGCTGCACCTAAGAGCATCTCGTCAGGATTCGTACCGACTCCTGGTCCGTCCATTTCTGGTGGGATCGAGATGTGTGTTTTTAAATTACCTGTTTCAATTTCTCCTACATCGTTACGAAGACCTGGCCAATTCGCCTTTAAATGAAAGCTATGCAATGCCATTACACTTCTCTCCCATCTTTCATCTCTTCAATACGCGGCATCGCTGTTAAAGCACCTGCTTTCGTCGCGCAAAGAGCTCCCATTCGATTCCCAAAGTCAGCACACTCTATGACGTCCTGCTGTGTTTTAGGGAATCCGTTTAAATAGACGTGACGAATAATCCCTGCCATAAATGCATCTCCCGCTCCTGTCGTATCGACAGGTTGTACAGGAATAACCGGCACATGGATTGTTTGGTCTTGAAAAACCGCATAAGTACCATTTTCACCATCAGTTACAAAAACCAACGGAATCGCATTGCCAGATAATCGTTCAATTCCCTCTTCGAGTGAATCTGTTTTCATTAAAAATGCAAGCTCTTCTGTTGTTAGCTTAATGATATCGGCTGTAGGTAAAAATTTCATAACAATTTGACGGCAATGTCCTTCGCTTTCCCAGCGCAGTGGTCGAATGTTCACGTCATAGGAACAAATAACATTATGCTCTTTTGACAGTTCAATCGCCTTTCGTGTGGTCGCCCTCGCCTCTGGATGAAAAAGAGTTCCTGAACAAAAATGAAAGCCACTAGCTTGCTCAAAAGATTTGGTGTTTAATTGTGTTTCCGTCACTTGAAGATCCGGAGTTTCATTCACATACGAAGCAAATACTCGATCAAACTCAGGCGTCAAATGAATATAAACGCCACTGACTCTTTTTTCAGGCACCGTAATTGCGTGTGTTAAATCGACCCCTTCTCTTACCAATTCATTGCGTACAAAAGTAGAGGTCTCATCGTCCCCCGTGATGGTGATGAAGTGTGAAGGTATGCCTAACCGACTAACGCCTGCAGCTACATTTACTGTAGCTCCGCCGAGATGGCGATTAAATGAGGTGTTAGTAGTGTCTGTAGCGATATAATCTACAAACGCATCTCCATATGTGAGTATGTACTTATTTTTTTTCATGCGTAATTCTCCTTTGTGTTAAAAACCTTCTTCATTGATATACTAGTAATTGGATAAATTTCAACTAGCATCAGAAGACTTCATAATATGAGTCTGTACAATTATACTCTCCATTTTTACAGGCAAGACCGCTTTTCACTAAGTAAAAGGAGGTTTCCACCTTGGAAATCAGTATACGACAGGCACTTCCTGGCGATGCAAAAAAAGTCGCACCTCTTATTATCAACGCTATCGGTAAAATTGCAAACCATATGACCGCAGAAAAAGATTCTGTAACCGTACGCGAAAAAGTTGAAGATATGGTGCGTGGAGAAAATACACGTCATAGTTACCACTATACATATGTAGCCACTTTAGCCGGGGACATTGTAGGCATTTTAGTTCTTTATCATGGCAACCAAGCAGAAGTTTTAGACCGTTATTTGATGGAGCAATTGAAAAAGCAAGGACATGAGCGAATATTTGAACCTGAAGCGCATCTAGACGAATGGTATATCGACACTGTTTCAATCGACCCTCCTTATCAAGGACAAGGAATTGGCTCAAAACTACTTGATTACGCAGAAGAACTTGTATCATCTAGTGGAAATAGTAAGCTTTCGCTCAACGTCGATGTGGACAAGGAAGGGGCTATTCGTCTTTACAAACGTCTCGGGTATTCTATTGCTGAACCGTGGATGATTATTGGCGAGCCTTTCCATCACATGGTGAAAATCATTTCTTAAAGCCTATATTAATATAGAAGAAAGCCGCTCCAGAAAATCTGGAGCGGCAGTTTGTAGATAAAATAGTACTTACTCATTTTTTGTATGCATATAGGATTCTCCGCACCCAGTGGACGCTTTCCGCGGACTCCGCGCTGAGCCTCCTCGTCGCAAGCTCCTGCGGGGTCTCATCACTTCGTTTTTCCTCTGGAAAGTCAGTGACCGAAGGGACTTCGGACAGTGGCTTTGCGACGAAGCTAGCGCAGCGATGCAGGAGCATATCTTTGCCCTTCGCCACTTGGTGCTCCGAATCTTGGAGTGAGTAGAGGAAAAAACTTTTCATAAGTTATTTTTATGATGAAGCGTACTAAAGAATCTTACTTTGTTTGTAGCAAGAAGCCTTCAACTGGGCTGGTCCACGGAGACTCCTGTGGGACAGCGAAAGCTGAAGACCCCGCAGGAATAGCATTGGCCGAAGCCTGCGAGGACAAGCTTTTGCGACGAAGCTAGCGCAGCGATGCAGGAGCATGGGTTTTCAGTGACGAGGAGGCTGAAGCTGAGCCCACGGAAAGCGAAGTGGCCAGCCCGGTTGAAGAGTATACATCACTATTTAGTTTAATAAGACTTTATACACAGTCTGAGCCGCTCCAGAAAACCTGGAGCGGCTCTTTTTAGCTTATTACTACTGTTATTGCTCAGTCATCCATTGAGGTTTACCGAATCCTTCAAAATTCTCATCGATTACTTTTTCGAATTCTTCCGATTCCACAATTTCTATTAAATCATTAGCCAATTCACTATCTTCATTTTCTGCTTTAACCGCCACTAAATTACGGTACTGATCTGGCATGTTTTCAAGTGCCAATGCATCCAAAAGATCCATTTCAGCTGCTAATGCAAAGTTTCCAGGAACAGCGGATAAATCAGATCCTTCAACTGCACGTGGCAATTGACCAGCTTCGATTGGCTGGAATACTAGGTTCTTTTTGTTCGTAATAACATCTCTTTCTGAAATTTTTAAGTCATCTACTTCTGGATCCACTTCAACGAGACCTTGATCTTCAAGAATCTGCAAAGCACGAGCCGCATTAACAGGGTCATTAGGAATTGCGATGGTTGCGCCATCTTCAATGTCCTCTAATGTATCAAATTGATTAGAGTAAATACCCATTGGTGCTGTTGGCACAACGATTAAGCCAGACAAGTCCATATTGTTTTCTTTTTCAAAGTTCTCCAAGTAAATGGTGTGCTGGAATAGGTTGGCATCAATATCGCCACCATCAAGCGCAATATTGGGTTGTATATAATCACTAAATTCTACCAGTTCAACTGTATATCCTTTTTCTTCAAGACCTGGGACAATGGCTTGTTTAAGCATATCGCTATAAGGCCCTGCCGTAGCTCCTAATTTAATGTCTTTTGAAGGCTCTCCTGATGTTGCTTCGTTTTCTTCACTGCCACATGCCGCTAAAGCTAATGCACTTGCTGCTACGAGTAATCCTAATTTTTTCATGTCATTCTCCCCTTATCGTTTATCTATCGCTTTCGCTGTATAGTCTCCTGCTTGTTGAATCAATTGAACCAACACAATTAAAATTACGACTGTGACAATCATGATGGTGTTGTCGTATCGATAATAACCAAAGCGAATGGCCAAATCTCCTATGCCTCCGCCACCCACAACACCAGCCATAGCTGAATAAGCAACTAAGCTAATAATCGTTAATGTAATTCCTTGGACGATGCTCGCCTTTGCTTCAGGGAGTAGAACGTCTTTAATAATCATCCATGGTGTGGCTCCTACTGCAATAGCTGCTTCAATTACCCCTTTATCAATTTCACGAAGTGAATTTTCTACAATTCGCGCGAAAAAGGGAATGGCTGCAACCGATAAAGAAACACTGGCCGCAACCGGACCGATTGTTGTCCCTGTGATAAGTTTCGTCAAAGGAATAAGTGCTACTAACAAAATGATAAATGGAATAGAGCGTACAATATTTACAATAAAGCCAAGCACTGAGTTGACTGGTCGATTTTCAAGAAACAAGCCACGATCTGTTATAAATAGCAAAATTCCGAGTGGCAATCCTATAATCAGTGACACCGATAATGAGATGCCGATCATCATTAACGTTTGGAAAAATGCAGTTTGGATTTCTGGCCACAACTCAATAATTCGTCCCCATTCAATGTCCACTCGATATCACCTCCACAATTGCTGACCTATTTTCTAAGTATCTCAAAGCCTCCATAACTTCTATTTCAGCGCCTTTTAACTCCATAACAAAGATACCAAGTGGTCGCTCTTGAATATACTCGATGGCTCCATGTAAAAAGTTACCTTTTACTGAAAAGCTCTGGAGCATGTCGGAAATGACGCCTTCACCGGCTACGCCACCTTTAAATAATACTTTTACTAAGGTTCCTTTAAACTCTTTTAAAATATGTACTGGCACATTAAAGGATACGACACTAGAGATAAATTCCTTTGTTAGTTCTTTTTGAGGATCCGCAAAAATATCGTATACTCGTCCTTCTTCAATCACACGCCCCCCTTGCATGATGGCCATGCGATCACAAATTTCTTTTACGACATTCATCTCGTGAGTGATTAACACAATCGTAATGTTCAATATTTGATTGATCTCTTTTAATAACCGCAAAATTGATAAAGTCGTATTAGGATCGAGTGCTGAAGTTGCTTCGTCACATAGCAGCACCGCGGGATTGTTGGCCAACGCTCGCGCTATGCCGACGCGTTGTTTTTGACCACCACTCAACTGTGCAGGATAGACATCCCGTTTATCAGCCAAGCCGACCATTTCAAGCAGTTCTTCTACACGATTTTTAATCTCTTTAGAAGGCGTACCAGCCGCTCGAAGTGCAAAAGCGATATTGTCATACACCGTCTTTTGACTAATCAAATAAAAATGTTGAAAAATCATGCCGATTTTTAATCGCGCTTTTCTCAATTGATCGCCACTTAGCGTAGTCAAATCTTTTTTATCGACTACGATACTGCCTGAAGTTGGTCGTTCAAGTAAGTTGATGCAGCGAATCAGAGAACTTTTTCCGGCTCCTGAATAACCAACAATTCCGAAAATCTCTCCTTTCCCAACTTCAAGTGAGACATTGTCCACTCCGGTGACGGTACCATGCTTTGTTGTATAAGTTTTTGTCAAATTCTTAATCTGTATCATAGCTTCCCCCCGGCAATAAAAAAATGCCTCTTTCATCAAGAAAGAGACATCGAAAATTTTAATTTCTCGACTTATCTTCCGAAATGCTTTTACATTTCGCAGGACTTGGCACCTTCCCAATTGGGGGTTGCCGGACGTCATAGGGCCTACCCCTCGGTCTCTCTTGATAAGTTGTTATATTAGATTGAATTTTATATTACAGACATAAATTCAGAGTGTCAATCAAATTTTGAATGTTTCGTATAATTTTTCGCGGCGATCGTCGAATACCGGAATTCGTTTTCGAACTTCTTCTACTTCGTTCAAATCAATTTCCACATAACCTATGCCTTCTTCTTTTTTCATGTCTAACCGAATTTCTCCCCACGGAGCAACTACCATGGTGCTGCCACCAAAGACGTTGTTCGGATCACTGCCGATGCGGTTAACGCCAACAATAAAACATTGGTTTTCAATCGCACGAGCTTGTAGTAACGTACGCCAATGATCAATTCTTGGCTCCGGCCATTCTGCAGACACAAAAATAAGCTTTGCATCGTTCAATGCTTGCGCTCGAATCCACTCAGGAAAACGGATATCGTAGCAAATAACACCGCCATAAACGACATTATCCAATTTAAACGTGCCAAGAGAATCGCCTTCTTCTAAATGAATATGTTCATCCATCAATCCAAAACGATGTGCTTTATCATATTCAGAAACAAGCTCACCTTTTTTATTGACGACATACATCGTATTGTAAAAACCGTTATTTTTCTCTGTTGAAACAGAACCCCCAACAATGTTTACCGATTTTTCTTTTGCAAAGTTTTTCAACATCTCTACTGTCCGGTTTGTACTGTCCGCCAATGTGTTGAGCTCTGTTAGCGCATAACCCGTATTCCACATTTCAGGCAAAACTATCGTATCTGCCCCATTGTCAGCGGCTTCAGTTAAATAGTTCAATACCTGCTGGTAGTTTTTTTCTGGTTCCCCAAATACAATATCCATCTGAACACATGCAATTTTCATATTCTCTCCTCCAGTAGACAAGCTCCTCTAAATTCTATAAGATTCGGAGTAGAAGTGCAATTATTTCGAAAATAAGGAGAATTACATGGACTTTTCTAACCGCTTGCAAAATTTACCGACTCAATTTTTTGCTTCTCTTGTTGCTAAAACAAGCAAAGCTATCGCTGAAGGACGTGATGTGATTAATCTTGGCCAAGGCAACCCTGATCAGCCAACACCCGATCATATCGTTAAAGCATTGCAAACTGCAGTGACCGATCCAAAAACGCATAAGTATTCACCTTTCCGCGGAATATCAACTTTACGTCAAGCAGCAGCGGATTTTTATAAACGCGAGTATAACGTAGATATCGACCCTGATTTAGAAGTCGCGATTATGTGCGGGACAAAAATTGGTTTGGTTGAATTGCCATTAGCATTATTAAACTCAGAGGACCTCTTATTACTGCCTAACCCAGGTTATCCTGATTATTTGTCCGGGGCACCATTAGCGAATATTGATTTTGAACTGATGAAACTTGATCCACAAAAAGGCTATTTGCCAAACTTTGATGAGTTATCGGAATCTGTTCGCACGCGCGCAAAATTAATGTATTTAAACTATCCAAATAACCCAACAGGTGCCGTAGCGAACAAAGAATTTTTCGACGAGACTGTTGCTTTTGCGAAAGAAAATAACATTGCCATTGTTCACGACTTTGCCTATGGAGCTATTGGTTTTGAAGGTAAAAAACCTACAAGTTTTTTACAGTCTGAAGGAGCAAAAGAAGTCGGTATTGAAATGTATACATTATCGAAAACGTACAATATGGCTGGCTGGCGCATTGGATTTGCCGTGGGGCATCCGAAAATGATTGAAGCATTAAATTTAATCCAAGATCATTTATTTGCTGGATTATTCCCTGCTGTTCAACTAGCTGCAGCTGAAGCGTTAAACGCCGATCAGCAATGTGTCGACGATTTAGTAAATCTCTATGAAAAACGCAGAAACGTACTCGTCGCCGAATGTGCACGTATTGGTTGGGAAATAACAGCTCCCCAAGGCTCATTCTTTGCTTGGTTACCGATTCCAAAAGGTTTTACGAGTATCGAATTTGCTGATTTCCTACTTGAAAAGGCAGATATTGCGGTAGCTGCCGGTAGTGGATTTGGTGATGGTGGAGAAGGCTTTGTCCGGGTTGGACTACTCGTTGACGAAAGTCGTATTGTTGAAGCAATCAGCCGTATTGAAAAACTAAAGTTATTTTAAACAACAAAAGACAGCTCCTTGTTTTTAAGAGAGCTGTCTTTTGTTGTTTAATCCGCCACATGCGATCTGGTTATTCGACAACCCCCACATGTTCGAGTGGTGAAATTCGCACTTTCACTTCTCCCACAACACTCTTTTCTGAAATAAACCCTAAAACTCGGGAATCAGTACTGTTCAATCGATTATCTCCTAACACAAAATAAGATTCCGACGGCACAGTAAATTCTTTCAAATCCTCGGTTAATCGCAACATGCCCATTTGTTTTGCCGTTTTTAAATTTTTTTCTAAATAGGGCTCAGTTACTGCTTTTCCATTCAAATAAAGTTGATCATCTTGCATGGAAATAACATCACCCGGCACTCCAATTACCCGTTTAATAAAATTTACGCCATTTGGCGCAGTAAAAACAATCATGTCGAAATTTTCGATTGAGTAAATTTTCGCTAGCACGACTTTATCATTTTCTTCAAACGTAGGCATCATCGATTCCCCGTGGACGGCTACTGGTTCAAACAGAAAATGCCTTGATAGTAAGACAATTAGTACAGTCAAAATGATGACTCGCATCCAAGATATAGATTCTTTTACAGGATCTTTATACACATCGTCTCCTCCTATAACTTTATATCTTTTATTATAATACGCATTATGCTTTGTGCCTACTGCTTGGTTTTATCCTTACAGAAGCAATTAACTTCATAGGCTTTTAACGGCCCTTTCCAACATAGAATGACGCCTCTAATTCTTACTATCTATATAGCTTACTAGCGTCTGAATCGTCAGACTTTTGAGCCCTTCGCAATTTTATGTTACACTCAATAAAAAATGTAGGTGATTAGAATGGTAGGAAGAAATGATCCATGCCCATGCGGCAGTGGCAAGAAATACAAAAAATGTCACGGAAAACAAGAAACTGTATCTATCAACGATTTGGTGAATGAAGAACTATTCAAAGTACGTCAACAGTTCTTCTCGGAAAACCCAAATCAGACACATATTACTGAATTCCGTGAGTTACAACAAGAATGGCAGCCACATTTGATGAAATCAATGGCTGAAAACGATGCACAAGCATTTGTTATTGAGAATTTCCTGTTCATGAAAAAACCTGAACTATGGGAAGAGTTTTTAGAAAAACAAATTGAACTTGCTCAACGTCCAACAACAAAAGAAGTACTTGGAAATTGGAAAGACGTAAAAGTATTCCTTGGTCAATATATTAAAGGCGATACAGAAAAAGCTCAATTTACAGATGTTTTCACTGGTGAAACCCTTGAAATGGCAGATCAACCACCAACAGATATGGAAAACGGTCAAGGCTTATTAGCAATCCTTCTTCCAGATTCACGCGTTGGTGATAAAGGCGTTTTATTCTTGAACGGCTATTTAACAGTTGTTGGAGAATTTACTCCATTCTTCGAACAACTGAAAGCACAAATCGCTACTGAAAATGCTTCACAAGATGAAAGCTACTTGCGCGATAACTACTTAACCATTGTTGAACAAATTGTTAAGTACTCAACTGGCCGTGTAGAAGAAAGCATCCAGCTTTCTCCAGAACATGATTCTGTGATGGCTGAACTTGATAAGCATATCGAGAAAGCTGATTTTGATGAAGAAACAGTTAGCAATATTACAAGTATTTTAAATAGCTATCTCGTTAGCCAGCAACCAACTGTCCAAAAACCTGAAGCACTTGTAGCAGGATACTGGAGATTCTTACAGGATCACGAATTGGTGAAAGGCCCTATGCTCTCTTCAAAAGACTTAAGTGAAAAATTCGGTGTATCTTCAAGTACAATCTTGAAACGCTCTAAAGAATTCAGCGCTTATTTCGAAGAATTGTTAGCCAAAAAATAATCCCAAAAGCTGTAGCACATTACCGTTTATTGGATATATCAGCAAAAAGAGTAGCCTCGGCTACTCTTTTTTTGTTTGTTGATAACTTTAAAGGGAATCATAAAAGAAGGAAGAAAAAACGGTGTCTATAAGGAAATTTCTCTATTTTAATCATCTTATACACAGTAAACCGCTAATTATTGTGTGCTATGTGGATAAGTTTTTAGAATTTTGTTAATTTTATTGCATAAAAGAAACTTATTAACATGTGGATAATTTTATTAAAACTAATAAAAGGAGGATGAGTATGTTTGAAATCACACTCAGTAGTTTTATACGAATCGTTACAGTCGGATTTCTAGCTTATGTGGGACTTGTTATTTTACTTCGGGTGTCAGGTAAACGAACATTAACAAAATTAAATGCTTTTGACTTGGTCGTGACAGTGGCTTTAGGTTCGACCCTTTCGACTATATTACTCAACAATAGCATAAGTTTACTTGAAGGAATGACAGCATTTGGGATGCTCATTTTATTGCAATATTTGATGACTCTTTTTTCTCTTCATTTCGATTGGTTTAACAACTTGATTAAGTCAGAACCACGTCTTTTGTATTTAGATGGAAATTTCTTAAAAAGCTCTATGCGAAAAGAACGCATTAAAGAAATGGAAATTCTTCAAGCTATACGAAATACAGGATTTGGATCTACGGAAAAAGTAAAAGCAGTCATCCTCGAAACTGACGGTAGTTTATCAGTTATTAGTAGTGAAACAGGCAATGCGTTAAAGCACGTTAACTCAGAAGTAGATTTAAACGAGACCTAATTTATTCACGAAAAAAGTGCATGGGTTTTATCCATGCACTTTTTCTTATGGTCTAGGTGGCTTCACGCGCAATTTTCGGTATTCCCGTCTTGCAGGTGCTGTTTCAAAAAAGAGTTTTTCGCCTACCGATTCCGGCAAAACAGGAGGAACAGGGGTTGGTTTGCCATCGTCTCCCATTGCAACCATCGTCAAGAATGATTCTGTCGTTAACTTTTCATCACCTGTTTGAAGGTTCTTTGATTTTACTCGGACGTAAACTTCCATCGAAGTTCGGCCTGTTGAAGTAACATTCGCCTCAAGTTCTAATACATCTCCAACTTTAGCTGAAGATAAAAAATCAACCGAATCAATAGATGCTGTTACAACAACTTGACGACGTGCGTGCTTCATTGCCGTAATTCCTGCGATTTCATCGATGTATGCTAAAACTTTCCCCCCAAAAATAGAATCCATGTGATTGGTATCAGGAGGAAGAACAAGCTTGGTTTGAATGGTTCTTGATTCTTTCATCGGTTTTGCTTCCATTATCATCAATCCTTTCTATAATAGCCGTGTTATTGGAAGTTTCCCCAAAACAATAGCCTTTCCTTTATAATATATTGAAATGAGGAGGAATACTTTATGTCAGAGTTATTGAATATTTTAAACACCCCTGAATTCCAGTCCAAAACAACCTTAAAACATCAGCTTCAAAAGCTTGGCATCGTGGCCGGGGACCGAATAATGGTTCATTCATCATTAAAATCTATGGGATGGATCGCTGGAGGGGCTCAAGCGGTCGTTGAAGCCTTACTAGAAACTATTACAGAAGCAGGCACTATCATTATGCCCGCTCAGTCTTCGGACAACTCAGACCCTGTTTACTGGATGCAGCCACCGGTTCCTGAAAATTGGCATCAATCGATTCGCGACCACCTTCCTGCATTTGATCCTCACTTAAGCGGACTACGGGGTATGGGCAAAATTGCCGAATGCTTTCATCGCCACCCAGCGACCATTCGAAGCCCCCATCCTTCTCACTCATTTATGGCGTGGGGGGCCCATGCCAAAGACTGGATGAGTGAACAGCCGATTGACGATTCTTTTGGAGAAAAATCACCCTTGGCAAAAATGCTACAAGCCAAAGTCAAAATTCTTTTAATTGGGGTCGATTTCGATTCATGTACAGCTCTTCACTATGCCGAATTTGTTCAAGAAAATCGTTCCACTTCACCACAAGGTGCCGCTATGATACAGGATGGAGAACGAGTTTGGCAAACATATGACTGTATCGATATGGATTCAGAGCGCTTTCCAGAAATCGCCAAAGCTTTTCCAGGTGTTATTTCTAAAGGCGTATTGGGGCAAGCCGAAACGCAAATCGTTGATATGAAAGAGATTGTCGAATTTGGAATCGACTGGATTAAGGAACATCCTACAACATAAAACATAGAAAATGCCAGCACTCTTTGAGCAGCTGGCGTTTTTCATGGCGTAATAATTTCGGATAACAATTTTTCTAAACGATCATTGTCTTTATTGAATGAGTCAACAAACGCATTGATAATCTCTGCAGGTTCACGTACTTTTCCCCACTCTAACTGATAGCCTGCATTTTGTAGCAATTGACGTGCAAATTCACGAATACTACGCCCATTCCCTTCTCGAAAAGGATGCAAAGCATTCAATTCCGATAGAAAATAAGCTAGTCGACTAACGAGCTGATTTCGTGGCAACTTTTTCAAGTAGTTCTCAGCTTTTAATTCGTTAAAAATTTTAAGCAACTGTGTTTCAATGTGTTTGGGATGAGCAAAAGACGAAGAACCTTTCGAAATCATTTCTTTTCTCAATTCTCCAGCAAACGGATAGACATCTTGAAGGATGTATTGATGAATGGCCAAGTAAGCTTTAACATCTAAAGAGTCTGCTGGCTTTTGTAATCGCAGTTCTGCAAGGCGGAACAAAGAATAGACTTTCTCCAATTCTTTCAGCTTTTCTTCATCTTCTACATCAAACAAATTGATCAATACATCAGTACCGGGGTAACAATACATTGAAGCATGTTGATACTTAGACATTGAACTTCCTTTTGATGGCCTGATGGAATTGTGCTTCCGTCCGTTCACCAGTTAATACCGATCGAACGAAGTTC includes:
- a CDS encoding carbon-nitrogen family hydrolase, coding for MKIACVQMDIVFGEPEKNYQQVLNYLTEAADNGADTIVLPEMWNTGYALTELNTLADSTNRTVEMLKNFAKEKSVNIVGGSVSTEKNNGFYNTMYVVNKKGELVSEYDKAHRFGLMDEHIHLEEGDSLGTFKLDNVVYGGVICYDIRFPEWIRAQALNDAKLIFVSAEWPEPRIDHWRTLLQARAIENQCFIVGVNRIGSDPNNVFGGSTMVVAPWGEIRLDMKKEEGIGYVEIDLNEVEEVRKRIPVFDDRREKLYETFKI
- a CDS encoding pyridoxal phosphate-dependent aminotransferase, encoding MDFSNRLQNLPTQFFASLVAKTSKAIAEGRDVINLGQGNPDQPTPDHIVKALQTAVTDPKTHKYSPFRGISTLRQAAADFYKREYNVDIDPDLEVAIMCGTKIGLVELPLALLNSEDLLLLPNPGYPDYLSGAPLANIDFELMKLDPQKGYLPNFDELSESVRTRAKLMYLNYPNNPTGAVANKEFFDETVAFAKENNIAIVHDFAYGAIGFEGKKPTSFLQSEGAKEVGIEMYTLSKTYNMAGWRIGFAVGHPKMIEALNLIQDHLFAGLFPAVQLAAAEALNADQQCVDDLVNLYEKRRNVLVAECARIGWEITAPQGSFFAWLPIPKGFTSIEFADFLLEKADIAVAAGSGFGDGGEGFVRVGLLVDESRIVEAISRIEKLKLF
- the lepB gene encoding signal peptidase I, which codes for MYKDPVKESISWMRVIILTVLIVLLSRHFLFEPVAVHGESMMPTFEENDKVVLAKIYSIENFDMIVFTAPNGVNFIKRVIGVPGDVISMQDDQLYLNGKAVTEPYLEKNLKTAKQMGMLRLTEDLKEFTVPSESYFVLGDNRLNSTDSRVLGFISEKSVVGEVKVRISPLEHVGVVE
- a CDS encoding SEC-C domain-containing protein; its protein translation is MVGRNDPCPCGSGKKYKKCHGKQETVSINDLVNEELFKVRQQFFSENPNQTHITEFRELQQEWQPHLMKSMAENDAQAFVIENFLFMKKPELWEEFLEKQIELAQRPTTKEVLGNWKDVKVFLGQYIKGDTEKAQFTDVFTGETLEMADQPPTDMENGQGLLAILLPDSRVGDKGVLFLNGYLTVVGEFTPFFEQLKAQIATENASQDESYLRDNYLTIVEQIVKYSTGRVEESIQLSPEHDSVMAELDKHIEKADFDEETVSNITSILNSYLVSQQPTVQKPEALVAGYWRFLQDHELVKGPMLSSKDLSEKFGVSSSTILKRSKEFSAYFEELLAKK
- a CDS encoding DUF421 domain-containing protein, producing MFEITLSSFIRIVTVGFLAYVGLVILLRVSGKRTLTKLNAFDLVVTVALGSTLSTILLNNSISLLEGMTAFGMLILLQYLMTLFSLHFDWFNNLIKSEPRLLYLDGNFLKSSMRKERIKEMEILQAIRNTGFGSTEKVKAVILETDGSLSVISSETGNALKHVNSEVDLNET
- a CDS encoding acyl-CoA thioesterase, producing the protein MEAKPMKESRTIQTKLVLPPDTNHMDSIFGGKVLAYIDEIAGITAMKHARRQVVVTASIDSVDFLSSAKVGDVLELEANVTSTGRTSMEVYVRVKSKNLQTGDEKLTTESFLTMVAMGDDGKPTPVPPVLPESVGEKLFFETAPARREYRKLRVKPPRP
- a CDS encoding aminoglycoside N(3)-acetyltransferase, whose translation is MSELLNILNTPEFQSKTTLKHQLQKLGIVAGDRIMVHSSLKSMGWIAGGAQAVVEALLETITEAGTIIMPAQSSDNSDPVYWMQPPVPENWHQSIRDHLPAFDPHLSGLRGMGKIAECFHRHPATIRSPHPSHSFMAWGAHAKDWMSEQPIDDSFGEKSPLAKMLQAKVKILLIGVDFDSCTALHYAEFVQENRSTSPQGAAMIQDGERVWQTYDCIDMDSERFPEIAKAFPGVISKGVLGQAETQIVDMKEIVEFGIDWIKEHPTT
- a CDS encoding Fic/DOC family protein, which translates into the protein MSKYQHASMYCYPGTDVLINLFDVEDEEKLKELEKVYSLFRLAELRLQKPADSLDVKAYLAIHQYILQDVYPFAGELRKEMISKGSSSFAHPKHIETQLLKIFNELKAENYLKKLPRNQLVSRLAYFLSELNALHPFREGNGRSIREFARQLLQNAGYQLEWGKVREPAEIINAFVDSFNKDNDRLEKLLSEIITP